The Arachidicoccus terrestris genome includes the window GATACCAGATTCCCTTCCCTGTCAGCAACACAGATATGGGTCGTCTCATTGCTCTCGTAAAGATTGCCGGCACCTACTGTACTTGATGGCGTCGCTCTTTGAGGATCGAAATCGGCCATTCTTGTACGCAGATAGGCTCCGTCCATCAGTAAGCTATCCGGCACCTGAAAGTAATCCGGATCGCCCATATACTTCGCTCTGTCTGCATAAGCCCGTCTTTCGGCTTCTGTCATAATATGAATCGCCTTGGCAGATAAGAATCCCATCGTATCGATATTAAACGGTGCGATCATACCCATCATCTGAGCCAGCAATAAGCCGCCGCTGCTGGGCGGGGGGAAGCTGATAATCTGATAACCATGATACTTAAATTCAATAGGTTTTCTGACCTTCGCTTCGTAGCGGGCAAGATCCTCCGTACTGATAATTCCGCTGCCACGCTGCATTTCAGCTACAATAAGCGCTGCTGTCTTACCTTTATAAAATCCCGCGGCTCCCTTGTCACGAATCCGCTTTAGTGTCCCAGCCAATTCTTTTTGCACTAACAGATCACCTGCTTTCCAGGGGCTGTCTTTGACAAAAGCAACAGGCCCCCTGTTATATTTTTGAAAGTCCGCTTTGAATCTGTTCAGTAACCTGGCTTCACTTTCTGTCAGTTTACAGCCTTTTTCTGCAAGCCTAATAGCAGGATCAATTAATTGCTTAAATGGCAACCGGGCAAACTTATACATAGAAAATATGCCGGCAACGGAGCCGGGTACACCCACCGAAAGATGCCCGTCCTGGGATTTATGAAGATTGGCATTTCCATCGGCATCCAGATACATGTCCGTTGTTGCAAGTAGCGGCGCCATCTCCCTAAAATCCAGCGCATGTAACGCCCCCTGACTGTTTCTTGCGACCATAAAACCGCCACCTCCGATATTGCCTGCTTGTGGATAGACGACTGCCAGTGCCAACTGTGTCGCGATAGCTGCATCGTAGGCGTTACCGCCCTGCTTTAATATAGATGCACCGATCTCAGCTGCGTAAGCAGAAGCACATACGACGACCCCGTTTTGAAAATGGCCGTTTTTAACAGCAGCAGGTTGAGCATCAAGGATCGTCGAGACGATAAAAGCCATGGCAATAAGGAAGAGGAAACGCCTGATCATATTGATAATTTAAGAAGGGTCAGAATAAAGCTAAATGGTTAATCTATCATAAAATTACACAATCACGCCGGAAAATTTATCACTACTTTTGTACCATTTTCTAAAATAGAGCAAAACGCTGTAAGGCGGTAATATTTTAGAAAAATTTTCAATGTATTTACGAAGGAATAGTTTAACTTTCGGCAAGGATTTGGAAAGAGTTTATCATTATAGCAAAAATTTGAATCTATGATAGTCGATGAAAAAGAAGCAAAAGAAGGATTTGTAAAATCAGAGGTGCATAATCATATATCTACCATTTTATTTTATCATCCCAAAGGCAATGCGTTGCCAACGAAACTTTTAAAAAAATTAAAAGAAGAGATAGACCATGCGTCCCATGATGACAATATCAAAGTCATTTTATTAAGGTCCGTCCAACATGACGTTTTCTGTTCGGGCGCTTACTTTAATGAGCTCCTGGAAATCAAGGACCCTCAAGAGGCGCAAAAATTCTTCATGGGTTTTGCCCAGGTCGTCAATTCCATGCGTAAATGTGCTAAGTTGATCGTTGCACGTGTTCATGGTAAGGTGGTTGGCGGCGGCCTTGGTCTGGTGGCGGCGGCCGATTACGCTATCGCGCTTGAGGGGGCCGATGTCAGGCTCAGCGAGCTTAGTATTGGTATTGGACCGTATGTAATCGCACCGGCCATGATCCGTAAAATGGGTGTTTCCTCCTTTAGCCAACTGGCTATTGATGCACATCTATGGCGAAACAGTGACTGGGCGCGCAGAAAAGGACTCTATGCAGAACTCCATCCCAATAAAGCTTCCATGGAAGAGTCCATTGAACGGCTGACCAGTTCCCTGGCCAAAAATTCACTGGCAGCAAACACCAATCTGAAACGAATGCTCTGGGAAGGTACAGATGACTGGGACGCCTTATTACCGGAACGTGCTGCCAAAACCGCAGAATTACTCCTTCAGGACCAAGCCCAGCAGTTTTTAGCGCAATTCAATAAAAGTGTAATATTTTAAAGAACATTTACAGAGTCATGAAAAGAGCCCCGGCCTTACGGTACGGGGCTCTTTTTCTTATGCTAAGAGTGAACTACCCACCACGCTAAAGCGATGAATGGGCTTCGTGCTTCACAGCGACTTGCTTACTGCCCAAATGGGTTAGAAGTCTTATTATCGCTCCACACGTGTACTCGCAAGTCCCTTACGAGGTTTTTAAGTCTTTTACTGACAAAACGAAGGTAAATGTACTTTGTAAAACAGCCAAATACTTTTGTGCCTTACATCCCACCTACACTACGTGATGAATGGGTCTTACGGCACGTTCTATAAAATGGCGCCTTAAGCCGCCAGTACTGTAATCAGGCTTTTGATAATTGCGCCTAATTTAACGGCTTCGAACACCTTTATTTCCGGCGTTCCTTCTGCGATCAGTTTGGACTCATGGGCGTTTACACAGAGTTCACACCCATTCACTGCGGATACCACAAGGCTGATCAGTTCAAAAGCCTCTTTACCTATTACCGGGTTCATCATGATAGACATCTTAATGCCGGCAGGCTGTGTGTTGTAAAACTCTTTATTGGCAAAATGGCGGAAACGGTAAAATATGTTATTGACATTCATTAAAGAGGTCAGTGAAACGATTTCTGCCAGCTCTTCTTTAGTGGCACCGGCCTGTTCAGCCGCTGCCTTAAAGGCTTTTTTCAGGGGAATAAACTTTTCGTTGACAGCCACGCTATAGGCAATCAGATAGGCTTCTTTCTGGGAAAGGTTCTGAGCATTTTTAAGCGCATTACTGACATTGATCTTCAGATCCTTGATATAACGGGCATTCGTCTCTAATAATAATTCTGCTTCAGCAGAGGGCGTATAGTCTTCCACCTGTAAGAAATTCAACAGGTTATTATACGTTTCATTTTCTATTGTTGGAATCATTTGATTACTTTTTAATTAACGGTTAAGGAAGGATGTTAAAAAAGGCAGGCACTGCACGCGCCCGCCCTTCTTTTTTCCTAGTTGTTACTATTTTCAGCAGCAGGAACTAGTTCAATTCTGCATTTAACTGAGCGGTCAGGGTCTCTTCCCCTTTATTCCAGTTACAAGGGCAAAGTTCATCTGTCTGTAACCCATCCAATACACGTAATACTTCTTGTACATTACGTCCTACATTCAAGTCGTTGATGCTTACCCAGCGAATAACACCTTCCTGATCGATGATAAAAGTAGCACGATAAGCGACTTTCTCATTTTCTTCCAAAATACCTAATTCTTCAGCCAGGGATTTAGACGTATCGGCTAACATAGGGAATTTAAGGTCCTTTAAATCTTTATGATCTCTTCTCCAGGCCACATGTACAAACTCGGAATCGGTAGAAGCACCGATCAAGGTCGCATCACGGTCTGTAAATTCCTCATAATTTCTGTTAAACTCGGCTATTTCAGTGGGGCACACAAAAGTAAAATCTTTTGGCCACCAGAACAGTACGGTCCATTTACCCTTCAGATCTTCACTGCTCAAATCAATAAACTCTTTTCCTTTTTCAGTTGATACGGCTGCTTTCTTGGTAAATGCTGGGAACTGACTTCCGATGGATAAAATTCTGTTGCTCATTTTGAATCCTTTTTATTTATGTGATTGATAATTAATTATTACGCCGCAAAATTAAGTCAATACATGATAGCTAAAAATTGTTATTAGCTATCATGATATAGATAAAATCTATTAGCAAAAAGGATTTTGCAACCAAGTCCCAATATAGCGAGAGATTCAGCGATTTTATCTATAAACTTTCCTACTTTTAAAGCCAAAAATTTACCTAAATGAAGCGAATCAAATATCTGATTATTTGGTGTTTTGCCTGTGTATGGACCGTTGTCCAGGCACAGCCTTATGTTACCAAATATAAGTGGTCCAAGGACGGCAACCAGTACTATACTATTCAGTCTGGAGAAATCGTCCGGGTAAATATGCCGGACCAGACCACGACTACCCTGCTGACTAAAGCGGACCTTACGACTCAGAGTATGCACAGGCAAGTGCAGCCGGAAGACTTTTCTATCAGTGAGGATGGCAATAAGGTACTTATCTACACGAATACGAAAAAGGTATGGCGTTATCATACCCGTGGAGATTACTGGGTGTACGATATCAGCTCCAAAGCATTGACACAGCTGGGCAAAGGGCTCCCAGAATCTTCGCTGATGTTTGCCAAGTTCTCGCCGGATGGCAAAAAAGCAGCTTATAGCAGCGGCCATAATCTTTATGTAGAGGATCTAACTTCTCATAAGATCACTCCATTAACCAAAGACGGAACGGATAGAATTATCAACGGCACTTTTGACTGGGTATACGAAGAAGAATTTGGCGCAAGAGACGGCTTCAGATGGTCAGCTGATAGCAAGAAGATCGCTTTCTGGCAGGTAGATGCCAGAAATATCCGCAATTTTTTGATGATCAATAACACCGATTCTATTTACCCCTTTACCGTTCCGGTTGAATATCCGGTTGTAGGGCAGACACCCTCTGCCGTCAAGATCGGTGTTGTAGATATTGATAATGGTAAAATAAACTGGATGCAAATTCCCGGAGATAGCAAGGAGCATTACCTGCCCCGCATGGAATGGGCCAGCAACGACCAGATCGTCGTGCAACAGCTGGACCGTAAACAACAGGTCAGCACGCTGTATCTGGCAAATGCCTCCAACGGAGTTGCTCACTCCTTCTATAAAGAACAGAGCGACACTTGGATCGATATTAAATCCCGCTGGCACGGAGACAATCCTATCGGATGGGATTTTATAGAGCAGGGAAAAGCGTTTTTATGGGTAACTGAAAAAGATGGCTGGAGGCATATCTATAGAGTAGACATGGAAGGTCATGAAAAACTGGTAACCAAAGGTGATTACGACATACTGGATCTGTTGACTGTTAATGAACAGGAAGGGTATGTTTATTTTATGGCTTCTCCTGATAATGCCACTCAAAAATACTTATACAGAACCAAACTCGATGGCTCAGGCAGGGCCGAAAGAATCTCTCCTATGAATGAGCAGGGAACACACGCTTACAATATATCACCCAACGGTAAATACGCTGAACATAGCTTTTCGAATGCCAACACCTTTCCGATCAAAGATTGGGTTGCTTTGCCCTCTAATAAGGTGATCGGCAATAAAGCGATCGCCCGGACGTTGCCCCCTGACTTTCCAAAAGTAAAATACATCAAGATCACAACAGACGAGGGCGTAACGATGGATGCTTCACTTACGCTTCCTACGGGGTTTGACTCAACTAAAAAATATCCGGTTGTCTTTTATGTCTACACAGAGCCAGGCAGCTGTACCGTAAAAGACAGCTGGGGCAATGGGCGCAACTTTCTGTATCAGGGCGATATGCAAAAAGATGGTTATATCTATATCAGTATTGACGGCAGGGGCACACCGGCTCCAAAAGGCGCCAGGTGGAGACATAGCATTTATAAAAAAGTCGGCATTCTGAATATCCATGACCAGTATGAAGCTGCTAAAAAAGTCGTACAGTGGCCCTTTGTTGACAAAGACCGTGTTGCTGTATGGGGCTGGAGCGGTGGCGGTTCTACCACGCTGAATCTCATGTTCCAGCATCCGGATGTCTATAAGACGGGCATCGCCGTGGCGGCCGTGGCCAACTTCCTGACCTATGACAATGTATATCAGGAGCGCTATATGGGTTTACCCAGTGATCCGGATAACACCTACAAATCTGCCTCGCCGCTGAGTCATGCAGACGGCCTGCAGGGTAACCTGCTGTTGATCCACGGTTCGGGAGACGATAATGTGCATTACCAGAATGCAGAAATGCTGATTAACGAACTGATCAAGCACGACAAAATTTTCAGTTTTATGGAATTTCCCAACAGGACCCATAGCATCTCTGAAGGAGAAGGAACTTCCAAGTTCCTGTCGCACTTATATACCCATTACCTGCAGGAACATTGCCCTCCCGGTGCTAAATAAGCCTGGGTGTGTAAGAACGACCACTGCAGAAAACAAAAATGGCGATCGGAATGCTGATCGCCATTTTTGCTTCTATAAAGTCATCTACGGAACATTGATATATTTATGGACCTGTATACAGAGCCCCCACTTCGGATTTGCTTTTACATAATCGATCATCAAAGGAAGCATCTGTTTTTCTTTCGACCATTCGGGTTGCAGGTAAAGGCGGCAATGACTGCTAACCTGGGAGGCATGATCTTCGCCCCATTTAAAATCAGATTTATGATATACCACGACCTTCAGCTCCTGTGCCTTTTCGAGGACGGCGGGTAGGGGCGCTTTGAACTTTTTAGGCGAGACACAGATCCAGTCGAGGTCCCCGGAAAGCGGATAGGCTCCGGAAGTTTCGATATGCACCCTGAACCCGGCCTGGTGTAAGGCTTCGGTTAATGGCTCAAGATTATACATCAGCGGTTCTCCGCCGGTAATAACAGCGATAATATTAGAAAGATCAGGGCCCTGCCCGATTTCTGCAATCGCTTCTTTTATAATTTCCTGTACTGACTTTAGGGGATGTGCGTCCCCGTCCCAACTGTCCTTTACATCACACCAGACACATCCTACATCACAGCCACCCAGGCGTATAAAATAGGCGGCTTTCCCCTGATAGTTTCCTTCGCCCTGCAATGTATAGAACGCCTCCATCACCGGCAACAATTCGCCGGTTACTACTTGCGGGTTTTCTGTAATTGTTTGTGTTTGTGCTTCCATCTTCACAGCTCCTGTCTTCGTCACTCTACGATTTTTACCTTCTTAAGTCTTCCTGTCGATTTTCATAGGCCACCAGGGTATTTTTCAACAACCCGGCAATTGTCATAAGTCCAACACCGCCCGGCACAGGAGTAATATAAGAGGACTTGGGAGCGACAGCTTCAAAGTCAACATCCCCTTTAATACGGTATCCTTTCTTGGCAGTTGCATCTTCCACTCTGGTGATCCCCACATCAATGATGATGGCTCCGTCTTTAACCATTTCCGGCTGAACAAAGCCCGGACGCCCCAGCGCCGCCACAATGATGTCTGCCTGAAGGCAGATATCCTGAAGGTTAGGCGTGTGAGAATGACAAAGGGTAACCGTACAGTTTCCGTAAGGGTTATTGCCGCTTAACAGGATGCTCATGGGGCGCCCTACAATATTACTTCTGCCGATCACCACCGCATGTTTTCCCTTCGTTGGTATCTGATAGTGCTCCAACATCAGCATGATGCCATAAGGTGTGGCCGGAATAAAGGTGGGCATACCCAGGGTCAGGTTACCGGCGCTTACCGGGTGAAAGCCATCCACATCCTTTGTCGGATCAATCGCGGCGATTACTTTTTGTTCACTGATATGTTTGGGCAAAGGTAACTGTACTAAAATACCGTCTACTGATTGGTCCTTGTTTAATTTTTGGATTTCCGCCAGCAAATCTGCTTCAGTGATATCCAGATCGCGCCTGACCATAGTGGACTGATAACCGATTTCTGCGCAGGTTTTAACTTTACTGGCTACATAGGTCTCGGAGGCACCGTTATTGCCCACCAGAATGACCGCCAGGTGGGGTGCACGGGCACCAGTAGCGACAATTTTCTCAACTTCTGCCTTCAGTTGTTCTTTGACCGCCTTGGAGGCGACTCTACCATCTAATAATTGCATGCCGCAAAGATAATTTTTAAGATTGAATTTTCTAGGTTTAAAGCTATATTACCTTTTTATTCCTTTCGAAAGCACTGGTTGCAGCATAAGGTCTGACCATATAGTATAATCCATAACATGGGGCATTAAAGCTATTTTCAGTATCAAACCCTAAGCACCTTGAAAATCTGAGGTAGCTTTTTCAGATATAACATATACGCACGCCGTTAATCTTCGCAAAATATACGTACGTTAACGGCATTATTCGCTGCAGAACAATTTTACGTATGCCGCTATCAAACTCCAATATCGCCAAAATACAATCATATATTATTATCAATCAACAATTTAAACAAATACCGAAGTCGATTTTTTCCAGCAGTGACACGCTATTTTTCCTTATTTTTGAAAAAAAATTTGCCAGTTTAAAAAACAGTATTAATTTTGCTAACGGTGTTAACTTAATTTGATCATGGGAATAACAGAAAGAAAAGCACGACAAAAAGAAAATGTCCGCAGTCAGATCCTGGACATGGCCTGGCAAATTGTCAAGGATGAAGGCTGGCAAGCATTGTCCATTCGCAAAATTGCAGATGGGATCGAATACAGCGTGCCTGTTATTTATGATCACTTCGCCAACAAGGAAGCGATCTTATATGAGCTGTCTTTACATGGTTTTGGCTTACTCAAACAAGAGCTGGATAAAAATCTGCAAAACGCAGCAGGCCCAGAAGCATTATTAAGAGCCCATGTGGACAGTTACTGGAATTTTGCTTTCAGAAATAAGGAATATTATCAGCTGATGTATGGACTGGGTATGCCTTGCTGTGGTGCCGGCAAGATGAACTCCCAGGTGAACATCTTCCGCGATTATTCCCTGAACGCTATCGAGCAGATCATGAAAGAGCGTGGTTCCGATCCAAGTCAGCTTTGTTTTAAATCCTATGCTTTGTGGTCGATTATCCATGGATTGATCTCTATTATGCAGATGCGTGTCTCGGATATTGATGATACTCTTAATAAGCAAGTGCTCACAGAATCCCTTGAATCATTTATTCAAAATCTCTAAATCACGTAATTTTTTTTCTTATCTAAATAACACCGTTACATTTAATAACACTGTTACAAACTTGAAATCATGACCGCAAAATCACTTTTTAAACACAAAAGAGCGCATCTGCTCCTCATCGGAGCCCTGTCATTAATGGCTGCGACACTTTTATACAGATGCACCGAACCGACCGCTGCTGCCGCGGTTGGCGTGACGGCTCCCACACTGCCTGTGATTCAGGTACAAGAAGAACCCGTTAGTACATTCAGAGACTTCACCGCTACGGTAGAAGGCGCCAAAGACATAGAAATTCGTCCACAGGTAAAAGGTATTCTCAGCCGCATTTATGTTGACGAAGGTGCCTATGTTGAGAAAGGGCAGGTTTTATTTCAGATAGACAAGCGCCCCTATCAGCAATCCTATCATCAGGCGACCGCAAGACTGGCTTCTGCCGAGGCCTCTTTAAAGGTAGCCCGGATCAATGTAGACAGATTAGAACCGCTGGTCCAGAGAAAAGTCGTCTCTGATGTAGAACTACAGACCGCTCAGGCCACCTATGAACAGGCAAAAGCAGCCGTTGCTGAAGCTAAATCCCAACAGGCCATTGCCAATATCAATCTGGATTTTACCCGGATTACCGCACCAGAATCCGGATATATCAGTTCTATCCCTTATAAGACAGGTAGTCTTGTAAGTGATAGTGATCCAGAAGCGCTGACTGTTCTGTCTGAAACAAAACAGATGCATGTCTATTTCTCCATGAGTGAGAAAGATTTCATGGATTTCAAATCGGAGTATCCCGGGGCTACCATGGAAGAAAAGGTGGCTGGGGTTCCTCCGGTCGAGCTAATCCTGGCAGACGGTACAACATATGATCAAAAGGGAAAGGTAGAACTGGTAGAAGGTTCCTTTAATAAGGAAGCCGGCGCCATTAGTTTCAGGGCCTCATTTCCCAATGAACATGGTTTGTTGCGTTCAGGCAATACGGGAAAAATTCGCTTATCCGGTCAGGCGGTTCATGGCGTATTGATCCCCCAGGGAGCCACTTTCGAAATCCAGAATAAGACTTTTGCCTTCCAGCTGGCAGACAGCAACAAGGTAAAAAGCGTACCTATTCAGATCGCCGTTAAAAAAGGAAATTATTATGTACTGAAAGGAGGACTTAAGCCGGGAGACAAAATTGTCCTTCAGGGTCTGGACCGTTTAAAAAACGGCATGCAGATCGCACCGGAGGCTGTTTCAATGGATAGCCTTACCAAGGCAAATCCCTATTAATTTCCTTTAATTTCAAAATTCTCTATTCTTTCTATTAAAAAATTATAAGGACTTCTGGATTAATATCACTTAACTGCAGCAGATTAAAGCTTGTTCAGGTTCAGGGCTAAGGCCATGAAGCCTGTAAAACCTGAACAAGCCCCCGCTGCAAATCAATGCACCTGGATTCAATTTAACCACCGGAAAAATTATAAACGTCGGTGGATCAGGGAAATTATTGCCTGACATTAATTGACTTTCGGGAAACTTGAATCATGAAGTCTGTAATCCTGCATTACCATGTTAAAAAAATTCATTGAAAGACCTGTATTATCTACGGTAATATCCATATTACTGGTCTTAGTGGGCCTGATTGCCCTCTTTACACTACCGATTACGCAGTTTCCGGATATCGCACCACCTACTGTTCAGGTGACTGCCAGTTATCCTGGCGCTAATGCGGAAGTCGTCGCACGGTCTGTTGCTACACCTATAGAAGAAGCCGTCAACGGAGTGGAAAATATGACCTATATGACTTCCAACTCCTCTAATGACGGTACCATGACCCTGAATGTCTACTTTAAACAGGGAACTGATCCTGATATCGCCGCTGTCAACGTCCAGAACAGGGTATCAAAAGCGACCAGCCAGGTTCCACAGGAAGTCATTCAGGCCGGCATCTCTACGCAAAAACAACAAAACAGTATCATTATGTTCCTTGCCCTCAGCAGTAAGGATAGCAGTTATGACGAGGCGTTTTTGCAGAACTACATTAAGATCAATTTAATTCCACAACTTCAGCGTATCCCCGGCGTCGCACAGGCACAGCCTTTTGGCAGCAGGGATTACTCCATGCGGATCTGGCTGAAACCTGACCGGTTAACGTCCTACGGGCTTTCTCCGGAGGATGTCACAAAAGCCATTCAAAACCAGAGTCAGGAAGCAGCTCCGGGAAGACTGGGTCAAAGCTCTGATGAAGTATTTGAATATGTTTTAAAATATCGGGGAAAACTCAACCAGGCTGCCGACTACGAAAACATTATCGTAAAAGCGGGGGCAGACGGTGCACTCATCCGGTTAAAAGATGTAGCCCGGGTTGAATTAGGATCATTTACTTATTCTTCCAATAGCCAGCTAAACGGCCACCCCACTTCCGGTATCGCAATCTATCAGACAGCGGGCTCTAACGCCAATGATATCCTGACGGAGATAGAAAGGCAATCTAAGGAATTTTCGAAAGACCTGCCGGAAGGCATTTCTATCACCACGATGTATAATTCTAAGGAATTTCTGGATAGCTCTATTCATCAGGTGGTAGAAACTTTGGTGGAAGCGTTCATCCTGGTTTTTATCGTGGTATTTGTCTTTCTGCAAGACCTGCGCTCGACGCTGATTCCGGCTATTGCGGTGCCAGTGGCTATTATCGGCACCTTCTTCTTCATGAAGCTCTTCGGTTTCAGTATA containing:
- the ggt gene encoding gamma-glutamyltransferase, which encodes MIRRFLFLIAMAFIVSTILDAQPAAVKNGHFQNGVVVCASAYAAEIGASILKQGGNAYDAAIATQLALAVVYPQAGNIGGGGFMVARNSQGALHALDFREMAPLLATTDMYLDADGNANLHKSQDGHLSVGVPGSVAGIFSMYKFARLPFKQLIDPAIRLAEKGCKLTESEARLLNRFKADFQKYNRGPVAFVKDSPWKAGDLLVQKELAGTLKRIRDKGAAGFYKGKTAALIVAEMQRGSGIISTEDLARYEAKVRKPIEFKYHGYQIISFPPPSSGGLLLAQMMGMIAPFNIDTMGFLSAKAIHIMTEAERRAYADRAKYMGDPDYFQVPDSLLMDGAYLRTRMADFDPQRATPSSTVGAGNLYESNETTHICVADREGNLVSITTTLNGNFGSRVVVKGAGFLLNDEMDDFSAKPGVPNMFGAVGGVANAIEPGKRMLSSMCPTLVLKENKPYMVVGTPGGTTIPTSVFQTIVDIIDYGKTPREATEAPKFHHQWLPDQILMEAGFARSVTDSLNHMGYSIKKTSGIGRTEIILFDQGNKNGMQAAADIRGDDSLAGY
- a CDS encoding enoyl-CoA hydratase/isomerase family protein: MIVDEKEAKEGFVKSEVHNHISTILFYHPKGNALPTKLLKKLKEEIDHASHDDNIKVILLRSVQHDVFCSGAYFNELLEIKDPQEAQKFFMGFAQVVNSMRKCAKLIVARVHGKVVGGGLGLVAAADYAIALEGADVRLSELSIGIGPYVIAPAMIRKMGVSSFSQLAIDAHLWRNSDWARRKGLYAELHPNKASMEESIERLTSSLAKNSLAANTNLKRMLWEGTDDWDALLPERAAKTAELLLQDQAQQFLAQFNKSVIF
- a CDS encoding carboxymuconolactone decarboxylase family protein is translated as MIPTIENETYNNLLNFLQVEDYTPSAEAELLLETNARYIKDLKINVSNALKNAQNLSQKEAYLIAYSVAVNEKFIPLKKAFKAAAEQAGATKEELAEIVSLTSLMNVNNIFYRFRHFANKEFYNTQPAGIKMSIMMNPVIGKEAFELISLVVSAVNGCELCVNAHESKLIAEGTPEIKVFEAVKLGAIIKSLITVLAA
- a CDS encoding peroxiredoxin, whose protein sequence is MSNRILSIGSQFPAFTKKAAVSTEKGKEFIDLSSEDLKGKWTVLFWWPKDFTFVCPTEIAEFNRNYEEFTDRDATLIGASTDSEFVHVAWRRDHKDLKDLKFPMLADTSKSLAEELGILEENEKVAYRATFIIDQEGVIRWVSINDLNVGRNVQEVLRVLDGLQTDELCPCNWNKGEETLTAQLNAELN
- a CDS encoding S9 family peptidase, which encodes MKRIKYLIIWCFACVWTVVQAQPYVTKYKWSKDGNQYYTIQSGEIVRVNMPDQTTTTLLTKADLTTQSMHRQVQPEDFSISEDGNKVLIYTNTKKVWRYHTRGDYWVYDISSKALTQLGKGLPESSLMFAKFSPDGKKAAYSSGHNLYVEDLTSHKITPLTKDGTDRIINGTFDWVYEEEFGARDGFRWSADSKKIAFWQVDARNIRNFLMINNTDSIYPFTVPVEYPVVGQTPSAVKIGVVDIDNGKINWMQIPGDSKEHYLPRMEWASNDQIVVQQLDRKQQVSTLYLANASNGVAHSFYKEQSDTWIDIKSRWHGDNPIGWDFIEQGKAFLWVTEKDGWRHIYRVDMEGHEKLVTKGDYDILDLLTVNEQEGYVYFMASPDNATQKYLYRTKLDGSGRAERISPMNEQGTHAYNISPNGKYAEHSFSNANTFPIKDWVALPSNKVIGNKAIARTLPPDFPKVKYIKITTDEGVTMDASLTLPTGFDSTKKYPVVFYVYTEPGSCTVKDSWGNGRNFLYQGDMQKDGYIYISIDGRGTPAPKGARWRHSIYKKVGILNIHDQYEAAKKVVQWPFVDKDRVAVWGWSGGGSTTLNLMFQHPDVYKTGIAVAAVANFLTYDNVYQERYMGLPSDPDNTYKSASPLSHADGLQGNLLLIHGSGDDNVHYQNAEMLINELIKHDKIFSFMEFPNRTHSISEGEGTSKFLSHLYTHYLQEHCPPGAK
- a CDS encoding 7-carboxy-7-deazaguanine synthase QueE; protein product: MTKTGAVKMEAQTQTITENPQVVTGELLPVMEAFYTLQGEGNYQGKAAYFIRLGGCDVGCVWCDVKDSWDGDAHPLKSVQEIIKEAIAEIGQGPDLSNIIAVITGGEPLMYNLEPLTEALHQAGFRVHIETSGAYPLSGDLDWICVSPKKFKAPLPAVLEKAQELKVVVYHKSDFKWGEDHASQVSSHCRLYLQPEWSKEKQMLPLMIDYVKANPKWGLCIQVHKYINVP
- a CDS encoding bifunctional 5,10-methylenetetrahydrofolate dehydrogenase/5,10-methenyltetrahydrofolate cyclohydrolase encodes the protein MQLLDGRVASKAVKEQLKAEVEKIVATGARAPHLAVILVGNNGASETYVASKVKTCAEIGYQSTMVRRDLDITEADLLAEIQKLNKDQSVDGILVQLPLPKHISEQKVIAAIDPTKDVDGFHPVSAGNLTLGMPTFIPATPYGIMLMLEHYQIPTKGKHAVVIGRSNIVGRPMSILLSGNNPYGNCTVTLCHSHTPNLQDICLQADIIVAALGRPGFVQPEMVKDGAIIIDVGITRVEDATAKKGYRIKGDVDFEAVAPKSSYITPVPGGVGLMTIAGLLKNTLVAYENRQEDLRR
- a CDS encoding TetR/AcrR family transcriptional regulator, translating into MGITERKARQKENVRSQILDMAWQIVKDEGWQALSIRKIADGIEYSVPVIYDHFANKEAILYELSLHGFGLLKQELDKNLQNAAGPEALLRAHVDSYWNFAFRNKEYYQLMYGLGMPCCGAGKMNSQVNIFRDYSLNAIEQIMKERGSDPSQLCFKSYALWSIIHGLISIMQMRVSDIDDTLNKQVLTESLESFIQNL
- a CDS encoding efflux RND transporter periplasmic adaptor subunit, translating into MTAKSLFKHKRAHLLLIGALSLMAATLLYRCTEPTAAAAVGVTAPTLPVIQVQEEPVSTFRDFTATVEGAKDIEIRPQVKGILSRIYVDEGAYVEKGQVLFQIDKRPYQQSYHQATARLASAEASLKVARINVDRLEPLVQRKVVSDVELQTAQATYEQAKAAVAEAKSQQAIANINLDFTRITAPESGYISSIPYKTGSLVSDSDPEALTVLSETKQMHVYFSMSEKDFMDFKSEYPGATMEEKVAGVPPVELILADGTTYDQKGKVELVEGSFNKEAGAISFRASFPNEHGLLRSGNTGKIRLSGQAVHGVLIPQGATFEIQNKTFAFQLADSNKVKSVPIQIAVKKGNYYVLKGGLKPGDKIVLQGLDRLKNGMQIAPEAVSMDSLTKANPY